Genomic DNA from Anopheles coustani unplaced genomic scaffold, idAnoCousDA_361_x.2 U_57, whole genome shotgun sequence:
ATCCTCCAGGAAGACACGTCAGTGGGAGTCGTTGGGATGTCCGCCGATGGGTTATTCAGGATCAGGAATTCCATTTGAGTCGCGAATGGTTGTATCTTCGACTGGACGGTTGCCACAATCGACCCGTTCACCAACTGCGACGCCATACCGATGCCAGAGATGGAAACGTTGACCTTAGACCGAGAGGCCATTAATTTCCGAGCGAACGCTTCCGAGATGAAGTTAGACATCGATCCGGAATCGAGAAGCGCTCTCGCCTCGTGCCTTGTTCCGTAGTCATCGACGAGATGTAGCACCGCCGTCTCAAGGAACACCGTTTCGTCTTCCGAGTTCACTCCCATCGATATCGTCGAAGAAATGTGTAGCAGAGAATGATGACGCTCCCCACACGTGCGACAGGACCGATCCGACTTGCAGTCCTTCGCTAGATGCGTATTGCTTAGGCAATTCCAGCAGCAGCGCTTCTTTGCCACGATATCGCGTCGTTGCTGCACATCCTTGCCGTTGAATATTGGACACATGCGTAGCGAGTGATTTTCAACGCACTCCAACAAACACCCTTCCTTGCTTCGCTAGATGCGTATTGCTTAGGCAATTCCAGCAGCAGCGCTTCTTTGCCACGATATCGCGTCGTTGCTGCACATCCTTGCCGTTGAATATTGGACACATGCGTAGCGAGTGATTTTCAACGCACTCCAACAAACACCGTGGTTGCCCCGAAGATTTGTGAATGGCTGCGGTGTTTGTAATAGCTCTCCGTGAGGTATTTTGCCGTGCGTTGCCGGCCACCTTAATCGTCGAATCCTCTACAATGGTAAGGCTTTTAGTGGATTTGAGGATCTGGATCCGATCTTCGACAAATTTCATCAGTTCCTGATATTTGTCCCGCTCGAAGTGGACGGAATGCTTCTCCCACGCAAGAATGGTCTCGCTGTCGAACTTCATCAGCAGCATGTTGGACAAAGGAGTATCCCATGCCTCCACAGGTTCTTTCAGCTTGGCCAAACCATTCAAATGCCGTGTGAATTCATCCACTAAATTAGTTAGATCTTCGACGCTCTCTGATTTTACcaccggaagaaaatgaagtttCCGCCAATACTCACGAATAAGGCTACGTGTATTGTCGTATCTTTTCAACAGCGCCTTCCAAGTGACCGCgtagttttcgtttgttaacGGTGTGTGCTCGAAGGGTAAAGCAGCGTCGCCCTTTAAAGATGACAGTAGATACTGCAGTTTAGCAATCGATGACAATTCTGCCGAATCATCGATCATCGATACAAAACGGTCGCGAAACGAGAGCCATTTTGTAGAGTCACCGTCGAACGTAGGCAATTCGATTTTTGGAAGCCGAAGATTGGTTGCAGTTGGCCGTCCAAATGCCATTGTTGAGTTTGCCAGCATCGAAGAATCTGGTGTCTCCTTCGGAAGATTCGTCCGCAAGAATGCCTTCAAACGTTGGCAACGCTCCTCCATGTCAATCCTATCGCTGATACACGATTCCAACGCTTCACTGCTATCATCGAGTTCTTCTAATTTCGCCATCGCTGCGAAGAAATCCTCCTTTTGCTGCTGAAGCCTCTCCAATGCACCTGGAAGCTGACCCACTTCATCCTTGGAGAACGTGGTCACAAATCTTTCAAGCGATTTGATATTCTCCAACGCAACCTTCTTTTTATGCTGAGCCGCTTTgagttttttctccatttctcttaaaagttttttgttttcactgtgGCCTTTTTTCGCTGTCCCCCAAGGGTTAACCGGTGACGCGCTGGAAGATCAAATGCGCGCGAACTCTCTCAAACTTTGATGGCGCGCAAAACGTGATGGCGGTTAGATGATGCAGCACTATCGAGATGCGGTGAGATGCGTAGGCGACTTTCACTAACTTCGTATTGTGTGCACTCTTTCTCACTGCACTGTTGTTTGCGTTGCACCCGTTGTGCAAATCCCTTGCGTTGCACTCGTTGTGCAAATCCTTTGCGTTGCACTCGTTGTGCAAATCAGTGTTCACAATTGACGAGGAACTCGTCGAATGTTCTCCTAACACTTGCTTCGCGGTCTTGACGTCGTGAAcgtcgaagaaaacaattgtcCGTAAGACACTGCGTACGTCGTAGACGTAAACCGAGATAATTGTTCGTAAAACAATTACTGAGTAAAACTTTCACTCAACACGAAaaatccggttcgaaggaccaaATGTGTGAATTTTCGGATGGTCTTCGTGCTGTGCAATTACAACCTTACACTTTGAGATccagtttgctactgtttattAATCTGTCAAATATAGTTCATTCGCGTTACCTTATAATTCATTTGACTTAGTTCctatttcccttttcattAATCCTTTTCGTTAATCCTTTTTTCTATGCCAATGATATCCGCCAGAATGTAGGCAACATGCTTGACTTTAATTTCCCAcagtaactttaagcaccttataaacaccattttgcatcgtctcattctctttaaagtcactttaagcaccttctaaacctcattttgcatcgtctcattctttttaaagtcactttaagcaccttctaaacaccattttgcatcgtctcattctctttaaagtcactttaagcaccttctaaacaccattttgcatcgtctcattctctttaaagtcacattaagcaccttctaaacctcattttgcatcgtctcattctctttaaagtcactttaagcaccttataaacaccattttgcatcgtctcattctctttaaagtcactttaagcaccttctaaacaccattttgcatcgtctcattctctttaaagtcactttaagcaccttctaaacaccattttgcatcgtctcattctctttaaagtcactttaagcaccttctaaacctcattttgcatcgtctaattctctttaaagtcactttaagcaccttctaaacaccattttgcatcgtctcattctctttaaagtcacttctaGCAccctctaaacaccattttgcatcgtctcattctctttaaagtcactttaagcaccttctaagcaccattttgcatcgtctcattctctttaaagtcactttaagcacctgcttaacaccattttgcatcgtctcattctctttaaagtcactttaagcaccttctaaacaccattttgcatcgtctcattctctttaaagtcactttaagcaccttctaaacaccattttgcatcgtctcattctctttaaagtcactttaagcaccttctaaacaccattttgcatcgtctcattctctttaaagtcactttaagcaccttctaaacaccattttgcatcgtctcattctctttaaagtcactttacagcgttttacagctcacctagcaaccggggcagtgtatgtagaacatcaagaatgatagcctactgcagagtatttgatgtagaatagcaaaacccacaagtggcaacacaaaccggtaagtagaatatccatcactttctaggatctaccagaatgaaagttgtcgcgtgAATGTTTGTAGTAGGCACGACCAGTTGAGGggtgcaggtaaaagtaggggaaaatcgctttccggtcgaaaacatacttttgcgaggattgttgtgattcgcgctcgttttctgatgcgaaaaagcgatcatagcctaccttatcctgttcctttcaactggtcgtcactacttcgaacatccatgagacaactttcattctggtagatcctagaaagtgatggatattctacttaccagtttgtgttgccacttgtgggttttgctattctacatcaaatactctgcagtaagctatcattcttgatgttctacatacactgccccggttgctaggtgagctgtaaaacgctgtaagcaccttctaaacaccattttgcatcgtctcattctctttaaagtcactttaagcaccttctaaacaccattttgcatcgtctcattctctttaaagtcactttaagcaccttctaaacctcattttgcatcgtctcattctctttaaagtcactttaagcaccttctaaacaccattttgcatcgtctcattctctttaaagtcactttaagcaccttcttaacaccattttgcatcgtctcattctctttaaagtcactttaagcaccttctaaacctcattttgcatcgtctcattctctttaaagacactttaagcaccttctaaacaccattttgcatcgtctcattctctttaaagtcactttaagcaccttctaaacaccattttgcatcgtctcattctctttaaagtcactttaagcaccttctaaacaccattttgcatcgtctcattctctttaaagtcactttaagcaccttctaaacaccattttgcatcgtctcattctctttaaagtcactttatgcaccttctaaacctcattttgcatcgtctcattctctttaaagtcactttaagcaccttctaaacctcattttgcatcgtcacattctctttaaagtcactttaagcaccttataaacaccattttgcatcgtctcattctctttaaagtcactttaagcaccttctaaacctcattttgcatcgtctcattctctttaaagtcactttaagcaccttctaaacaccattttgcatcgtctcattctctttaaagtcactttaagcaccttctaaacaccattttgcatcgtctcattctctttaaagtcactttaagcaccttctaaacaccattttgcatcgtctcattctctttaaagtcactttaagcaccttctaaacaccattttgcatcgtctcattctctttaaagtcactttaagcaccttctaaacaccattttgcatcgtctcattctctttaaagtcactttaagcaccttctaaacctcattttgcatcgtctcattctctttaaagtcactttaagcaccttctaaacctcattttgcatcgtcacattctctttaaagtcactttaagcaccttataaacaccattttgcatcgtctcattctctttaaagtcactttaagcaccttctaaacctcattttgcatcgtctcattctctttaaagtcactttaagcaccttctaaacaccattttgcatcgtctcattctctttaaagtcactttaagcaccttcaaaacaccattttgcatcgtctcattctctttaaagtcactttaagcaccttctaaacaccattttgcatcgtctcattctctttaaagtcactttaagcaccttctaaacaccattttgcatcgtctcattctctttaaagtcactttaagcaccttctaaacaccattttgcatcgtctcattctctttaaagtcactttaagcaccttctaaacctcattttgcatcgtctcattctctttaaagtcactttaagcaccttctaaacaccattttgcatcgtctcattctctttaaagtcactttaagcaccttctaaacaccattttgcatcgtctcattctctttaaagtcactttaagcaccttctaagcaccattttgcatcgtctcattctctttaaagtcactttaagcaccttctaaacaccatttcgcatcgtctcattctctttaaagtcactttaagcaccttctaaacaccattttgcatcgtctcattctctttaaagtcactttaagcaccttataaacaccattttgcatcgtctcattctctttaaagtcactttaagcaccttataaacaccattttgcatcgtctcattctctttaaagtcactttaagcaccttcttaacaccattttgcatcgtctcattctctttaaagtcactttaagcaccttctaaacaccatttcgcatcgtctcattctctttaaagtcactttaagcaccttataaacaccattttgcatcgtctcattctctttaaagtcactttaagcaccttataaacaccattttgcatcgtctcattctctttaaagtcactttaagcaccttcttaacaccattttgcatcgtctcattctctctaacgtcactttaagcaccttctaaacctcattttgcatcgtctcattctctctaacgtcactttaagcaccttctaaacaccattttgcatcgtctcattctctttaaagtcactttaagcaccttctaaacaccatttcgcatcgtctcattctctttaaagtcactttaagcaccttctaaacaccattttgcatcgtctcattctctttaaagtcactttaagcaccttataaacaccattttgcatcgtctcattctctttaaagtcactttaagcaccttcttaacaccattttgcatcgtctcattctctctaacgtcactttaagcaccttctaaacaccattttgcatcgtctcattctctttaaagtcactttaagcaccttctaaacaccattttgcatcgtctcattctctttaaagtcactttaagcaccttataaacaccattttgcatcgtctcattctctttaaagtcactttaagcaccttcttaacaccattttgcatcgtctcattctctttaaagtcactttaagcaccttctaaacaccatttcgcatcgtttcattctctttaaagtcactttaagcaccttcttaacaccgttttgcatcgtctcattctctttaaagtcactttaagcaccttataaacaccattttgcatcgtctcattctctttaaagtcactttaagcaccttcttaacaccattttgcatcgtctcattctctttaaagtcactttaagcaccttctaaacaccatttcgcatcgtctcattctctttaaagtcactttaagcaccttataaacaccattttgcatcgtctcattctctttaaagtcactttaagcaccttctaaacctcattttgcatcgtctcattctctttaaagtcactttaagcaccttcttaacaccattttgcatcgtctcattctctttaaagtcactttaagcaccttctaaacaccattttgcatcgtctcattctctttaaagtcactttaagcaccttctaaacaccattttgcatcgtctcattctctttaaagtcactttaagcaccttctaaacaccattttgcatcgtctcattctctttaaagtcactttaagcaccttcttaacaccattttgcatcgtctcattctctttaaagtcactttaagcaccttcttaacaccattttgcatcgtctcattctctttaaagtaactttaggcaccttctaaacctcattttgcatcgtctcattctctttaaagtcactttaagcaccttctaaacaccattttgcatcgtctcattctctctaatgtcactttaagcaccttctaaacaccattttgcatcgtctcattctctttaaagtcactttaagcaccttctaaacaccattttgcatcgtctcattctctctaaagtcactttaagcaccttctaaacaccatttcgcatcgtctcattctctctaacgtcactttaagcaccttctaaacaccattttgcatcgtctcattctctttaaagtcactttaagcaccttctaaacaccattttgcatagtctcattctctttaaagtcactttaagcaccttctaaacaccattttgcatcgtctcattctctttaaagtcactttaagcaccttctaaacaccattttgcatcgtctcattctctctaacgtcactttaagcaccttctaaacaccattttgcatcgtctcattctctttaaagtcactttaagcaccttataaacaccattttgcatggtctcattctctttaaagtcactttaagcaccttc
This window encodes:
- the LOC131271153 gene encoding uncharacterized protein LOC131271153 — encoded protein: MEKKLKAAQHKKKVALENIKSLERFVTTFSKDEVGQLPGALERLQQQKEDFFAAMAKLEELDDSSEALESCISDRIDMEERCQRLKAFLRTNLPKETPDSSMLANSTMAFGRPTATNLRLPKIELPTFDGDSTKWLSFRDRFVSMIDDSAELSSIAKLQYLLSSLKGDAALPFEHTPLTNENYAVTWKALLKRYDNTRSLIREYWRKLHFLPVVKSESVEDLTNLVDEFTRHLNGLAKLKEPVEAWDTPLSNMLLMKFDSETILAWEKHSVHFERDKYQELMKFVEDRIQILKSTKSLTIVEDSTIKVAGNARQNTSRRAITNTAAIHKSSGQPRCLLECVENHSLRMCPIFNGKDVQQRRDIVAKKRCCWNCLSNTHLAKQGRVFVGVR